The Bacteroidota bacterium genomic interval CTGTCAGCATGGCCCGCATCCTTTCGACTATCACTTGAAGCCGCGTCACGACCTTCGAGAACCGGGACGTCCAGTCTCGCCGCCTCGAACTCGCCCCTCACGAAGGCCGTCCGGCAGGCCTTCCTCCGGACCTTCCCACTCGAGGTCTTCTTCACGGCACCGGGCTTGACCAACACCACGGCGTGGGTATCCAGCCCGTGCTCCAGGGCGATGGCGTGGCGTATGGCCTGGGTCGCCTCGGCCGCGTCGAGCGAGCGCCAGGCGGACCGACGGACTTCTACCACCACCACCAGCGCAGCGCCGCCGTCCAGTTCCACGGTGAACGCCGCGCCCGATCCATCCCGAAGGGCCGAGTGACTCGACTCCGCCGCCCTCTCTAGATCCTGGGGATAGTAGTTGCGCCCGCGAATGATCACGAGGTCCTGCAACCGGCCGGTCACGTAGAGGGACCCTTCGTGAACGAAGCCCAAGTCTTTGGTTCGCAGGTACGAGCCCTCACGTCCCGGCAAGGCGTTCTCGAAGGCCTCCTGCGTCAGTTCAGGAGCGTTCCAATACCCTTGCGCTACCGAAGGGCCTTTGACCCAAATCTCGCCTACGGTTCCTGGCTCGCACTCGCGCCCGTCCGCTCCCACAATGGCGATGGTCACGTCTTCGTCCGCGCCTCCACATCCGACCAGGTGTTGGGCCGCGGCGCTGTGGGCGGCTTCTTCCACCCGGTGCTCCGTCAGGGCTTCGGGATCCACGGAGAGCACGTCGGCGGCTTGTCCAACCCGGTCGCCGGTTACAAACAGCGTAGCCTCGGCCAAGCCATAGGTCGGGTAGAAAGCTTCGCCTCGGAATCCTGACCTTGCAAACCGTTCTACGAACCGATTCATGGTCGCGCTCCGGATCGGTTCGGCTCCATTGAACGCGAGCTTCCAGCAGCTCAGGTCAAGCCCGGCCTGGTCCTCGTCGCTGACCTTGTCAACACATAGGCTGTAGGCGAAGTCCGGCCCGCCGCTCGTGCGGGCACGATACGTTGAAATAGCTTCGAGCCAGCGCGCTGGGCGCTTCAGGAAGTCTACCGGGGACATCAGCACACACGACGCCCCGAGATAGAGCGGGTGCATGAGGTTGCCAATGAGCCCCATGTCGTGGTAGAGCGGCAGCCAGCCCACGACGGCCGGCGTACCCTCGTGCTTGAAGGCGCTCCGGATCATGCGCTGGTTGCTGATCAGATTCCCGTGGCTGACCATCACCCCCTTAGGGGCTCCAGTGGACCCTGAGGTGTACTGGAGAAACGCGAGCGAATCTGGACGCAGGTCGGCTGGCTGCCACGCACGGGCTAGCGAGTCTTCAGCGCTCTCTGTCTCAACCCATGTCTGGGGCCTCCAGTCAACGAGTTCGTTCTCCTGGGCATCGATACCCTTGCGGATGCTCTCCGTGGTGAGGATGAGCGAACTCTCGGCGTTGTCTGCTACGGCACGAATGCGCTCAAGCGACTGATTGCGCCGAGGCGGGTAGAGCGGTACGGGAACGCACCCCGCATAGAGGGCGCCCAGAAAGGCCTCGATGAACGCGGTGCCGTGGGGATAGAGCAGCAGGGCACGGCGTCCGTAGGCGTCATGCTGTTGCAGCAGCGCTGCCACAGCCCTCGCCCGCTGATCGAGCTCGCCATAGGTGTACTGCTGCTCGACACCTTGGTCTCCTGCCAGGAACGTCAACGCGCGCGCTGCTGGCCGCTGCTGCGCGTGCTCTCGGAGCACATCGATGAAGGTTGCACGGTTGTGGGCGACCGTCATGGGCTACCTCGTCCTGTTGAACGCTGAGACGGCTCTGGGGCAGACCGTGCCCCTCTGATTCCATCCAAGTACCCCCGACCAAGGATCTCATTGTTCATGTAGGTCCGGTCCGAGATACGAAGCTCATCCGCATCGAAATACCAGGCTCCCCCGCGCACAATGGTGCCCTTTGCTTCGCGGCCTGGCCAGTCGCTGTTTGTGGCAAAGCCAAGGTCGCCGAGGTCGCCGTCGCCGTGTGTGCCTTGGAACTGTCGGCCTTCGTGCTGGTCGAGGGAGACCGTTTGCTCGCTGACGTTGCCGCTCAGTTCCATCGCGCCGTAGTACGAGGCGCCCGCGGCTTGCCGGTAGCCTTGGGCCGTCTCGGAGAAAATGCCCACCCGCAACGGCCCAGCCTTCCCGGCTCCTCCCCGCCTGAACAGGCTGCCAAACGAGGCATTCCCATCGGTCACCTCGCCGCTTGCCTGCTCTAGCCCATCCGTCGCTAACTCGCCGCTTGCCGGATCCAGCACGTTCTTCGACTTGGCGATGTAGGTCGACCCCCACGCGTATTCTCCAGCAATGGGTGGCTGGTCTCCCCGCGCGGCCTTCTCGTACTCCAGTTCCGTCATAGGGCGCAAACCGGCCCAGTCCATGAAGGCGGTCCCATCGGGCCACCCGATGTAGGACACGGCGCGGTTCGGGTACTGTGCTCGACACCCGCTCTCGTCGCACGCGATGGCTCCTCGGTAGTCTACGTAGCTGTACGTGTTGTCTCGAGGTATCTCCGCGTTCGGGTCGGGCGTTTCCAGGCTGATGTTTCGCACGGCGCGCTGCTCAG includes:
- a CDS encoding SUMF1/EgtB/PvdO family nonheme iron enzyme, whose translation is WAAGADGAAAGAEVRVLGLEMVYVPEGAFYAGDGVSVAAFEGAGGEPVRIDSTGTVVQRGDFEESTDGYHMDNVLGGEGVYVDGDGGINTAGAAARIDNAGYPTGYEAFYVGKYELTQGQYATFLTLLTPEQRAVRNISLETPDPNAEIPRDNTYSYVDYRGAIACDESGCRAQYPNRAVSYIGWPDGTAFMDWAGLRPMTELEYEKAARGDQPPIAGEYAWGSTYIAKSKNVLDPASGELATDGLEQASGEVTDGNASFGSLFRRGGAGKAGPLRVGIFSETAQGYRQAAGASYYGAMELSGNVSEQTVSLDQHEGRQFQGTHGDGDLGDLGFATNSDWPGREAKGTIVRGGAWYFDADELRISDRTYMNNEILGRGYLDGIRGARSAPEPSQRSTGRGSP